In the genome of Tetrapisispora phaffii CBS 4417 chromosome 14, complete genome, one region contains:
- the TPHA0N01960 gene encoding uncharacterized protein has product MSLTKLETHSNSDLSLSSQLDNKDKIEVHVVSTENQIDVHSLDDEDYEEEDEDYVAPTEEELKTLRHVSGYIPLRCWLIAIVELAERFSYYGLSAPFQNYMANGPNDTPKGLLQLNSSGATAISYFFQFWCYVTPIFGGYMADTHWGKYNTICTGTGIYVSGIFILFMTSIESITTQNAARGGYIAAIILIGIATGMIKSNISVLIAEQVPKRKIRVITTSKGERVIEDPKLTVQNIFMFFYLMINIGSLSVIATTELEAHKGFWAAYLLPFCFFWIAVVVLIVGKKQYVRKPVGDKVISKCFTITWIAFKNKLDFDSAKPSCHPEANYPWTDKFVEEVRRAIRACKVFLFYPIYWCVYGQMLNNFVTQAGTMELHGLPNDFLQAIDSIAIIVFIPICEKFLYPFIRKFTPFRSITKIFWGFMFGSAAMIWAAVLQSFIYKAGPCFDKPLACAAQYAHTPNQVHIAWQVPAYVLIAFSEIFASITGLEYAYSNAPESMKSFIMSIFLLTTAFGSALGIAISPTSVDPKFTWAFTGLAVSCFIAGCLFWICFRKYNNTEDSMDEIDFIDEKVTDMANKASSFISPVLSTKSV; this is encoded by the coding sequence ATGAGTTTAACGAAACTTGAAACGCATTCAAACAGTGACTTATCGCTTTCTTCACAACTAGACAATAAGGATAAGATTGAAGTTCATGTGGTTTCTACTGAAAATCAAATAGATGTACATTCTCTGGACGATGAAGATTATGAGGAGGAGGATGAAGATTATGTAGCTCCAACAGAAGAGGAGCTTAAAACTTTACGCCACGTAAGTGGTTATATTCCCTTGAGATGTTGGTTAATAGCCATCGTTGAACTTGCTGAAAGGTTTTCATACTATGGTTTATCTGCCCCCTTCCAAAATTATATGGCAAATGGTCCAAATGATACTCCAAAAGGTTTACTGCAATTAAATTCCAGTGGTGCTACTGCTATATCATATTTCTTTCAGTTTTGGTGCTATGTCACCCCGATATTTGGTGGGTATATGGCAGATACACACTGGGGAAAGTACAATACCATTTGTACAGGTACTGGGATCTATGTATCAggtatatttattttattcatgacttcaattgaatcaatAACAACACAAAATGCAGCCAGAGGCGGATATATTGCAGCCATCATTCTTATTGGGATTGCTACCGGAATgattaaatcaaatatttcagtTCTGATTGCAGAACAAGTTCctaaaagaaaaataagaGTAATCACAACTTCAAAAGGCGAAAGAGTTATTGAAGATCCAAAATTGACTGtccaaaatatattcatgtttttttatttaatgattaaTATTGGTTCCCTTTCGGTTATTGCAACTACCGAATTAGAAGCGCATAAAGGTTTTTGGGCTGCATACTTGCTGcctttttgtttcttttggATTGCTGTTGTAGTTTTAATTGTAGGTAAAAAACAATATGTCAGAAAGCCAGTTGGTGATAAAGTTATATCAAAATGTTTTACAATTACGTGGATtgcttttaaaaataaattagacTTTGATTCTGCTAAACCATCTTGTCACCCAGAAGCGAATTATCCATGGACTGATAAGTTTGTCGAAGAAGTTCGCAGGGCTATTAGAGCATGCAAGgtttttctattttatcCAATATATTGGTGTGTTTATGGCCAAATGCTAAATAACTTTGTAACACAAGCTGGTACCATGGAGTTGCATGGTCTTccaaatgattttttacAAGCAATCGATTCGATTGCTATTATAGTATTCATACCAATCTGcgaaaaatttttatatccTTTTATTAGGAAATTCACTCCATTTAGatcaattacaaaaattttCTGGGGATTCATGTTTGGATCTGCTGCAATGATCTGGGCAGCCGTTTTGCAaagttttatatataaggCTGGTCCATGTTTTGATAAACCATTAGCCTGTGCTGCACAATATGCGCACACGCCTAATCAAGTTCACATTGCTTGGCAAGTTCCTGCTTATGTATTGATTGCATTTTCTGAAATATTTGCTTCCATTACAGGTTTAGAATATGCATATTCAAATGCACCAGAATCAATGAAATCCTTCATAATGTCAATTTTCCTGCTTACAACTGCCTTCGGTTCTGCGTTAGGTATTGCTATCTCACCAACATCGGTTGATCCTAAATTTACTTGGGCGTTCACTGGTTTAGCGGTTTCATGTTTTATAGCAGGTTGTTTATTCTGGATATGTTTCAGAAAATACAATAACACAGAAGATTCAATGGATGAGATAgattttattgatgaaaaagTAACAGATATGGCTAACAAGGCTTCCTCATTTATTAGCCCAGTGCTTAGTACCAAATCtgtataa